Proteins encoded within one genomic window of Bombina bombina isolate aBomBom1 chromosome 1, aBomBom1.pri, whole genome shotgun sequence:
- the MAPK1IP1L gene encoding MAPK-interacting and spindle-stabilizing protein-like, whose translation MSGSDELSLEDALDFKPQKKTDVVDPKKGTPSNTPYGQGPPGLYPGLQPNAPAQPYPSGPQPGVPTQPYPGGTHPNQPFPSAPTGPHPAPNQPYPSAPTGPHPAPNQPYPSAPTGPHPTAPTPSYPGGPAGPNPNAPYSSGLPGSYPGAPSGQHPGAPTGPYPSAPTGPYPSGPTGPYPSAPSGQYPAAPYPSAPSGPTGMPSQYPNPSGASGPSYPHPSGPAPSPGGPYPAPNVPFPSPSGPYGQSGSTGPSPGGPWGAGSWGSGGQYPTPPNLPYQASGPYPAPSQAPGAVPSVPWGSVPPGQWGPPASYPFPGAPGSYP comes from the exons ATGTCGGGATCAGATGAGCTGTCG ctggAAGATGCTTTGGACTTTAAACCACAGAAGAAAACAGATGTAGTTGATCCAAAGAAAGGAACACCTTCAAATACACCCTATGGACAAGGTCCTCCTGGGTTATATCCAGGATTGCAACCAAATGCTCCAGCACAGCCATACCCATCTGGTCCTCAACCTGGAGTTCCTACCCAGCCATATCCTGGTGGAACTCATCCAAATCAACCATTTCCTTCCGCACCAACTGGACCCCATCCAGCTCCAAACCAACCATATCCATCTGCACCAACTGGACCCCACCCAGCTCCAAACCAACCATATCCATCTGCACCTACAGGTCCACATCCAACTGCACCAACACCGTCATATCCAGGAGGACCAGCTGGTCCCAATCCAAATGCCCCATATTCTTCAGGACTCCCGGGGTCCTACCCAGGAGCTCCTTCTGGTCAGCATCCTGGTGCCCCTACAGGGCCTTATCCATCAGCCCCTACAGGGCCTTATCCATCAGGTCCAACAGGGCCATATCCAAGTGCACCTTCTGGACAGTATCCTGCAGCACCTTATCCTTCAGCACCTTCAGGACCAACAGGAATGCCATCACAATATCCTAATCCTTCTGGTGCTTCTGGTCCATCTTATCCACATCCTTCTGGGCCTGCTCCTTCTCCCGGTGGGCCCTACCCAGCCCCCAATGTACCCTTTCCATCACCTTCTGGTCCATATGGTCAGTCAGGATCTACAGGCCCCTCACCAGGAGGGCCTTGGGGTGCTGGATCGTGGGGATCAGGAGGACAGTACCCTACACCACCAAACCTGCCATATCAAGCCTCTGGGCCATACCCAGCTCCTAGCCAAGCTCCTGGAGCTGTACCATCAGTACCTTGGGGATCTGTGCCACCTGGGCAATGGGGACCACCAGCATCTTATCCATTTCCAGGGGCCCCTGGATCTTATCCCTGA